Genomic DNA from Salvelinus sp. IW2-2015 unplaced genomic scaffold, ASM291031v2 Un_scaffold4087, whole genome shotgun sequence:
CCACAGACCCAGGGTATGCAGGTCGTGTGGAGTACACTGGAACATACAAAGGTCCCTtcaccctgagaatcacagatcTGAGAGAGGAGGACTCAGCTGAGTATCGCTTCACTTTTAAAATACACAATTTTGAATGGGATCATAGTTTCCCAGGAACAactctgtctgtcacaggtaATACTACACAGTATGATACAACTGTACATCATATTGAATAACAGGAGAAAATAAATTAACCATCCTTTTAACACAGAGGTGTTTGTGGTTTTATACATATTGTTTCAGGTctgcaggtgaaggtgactcctgctgcagagggacagaagacactgacctgtagcaccacctgtactctgactggtaaccccacctacatctggtacaagaatgGACAGGTTGTAACTGAGAAGACGTCCCTCTATTCAGTCCTCCCTAATGCTGTAGACAGCTACTACTGTGCTGTAAAAGGACATGAGGatctccactctcctgcagtgtgtgagtacagtacaatagtacAGTATTCTACTCAGCAAGTATCATGTATTCAGGCAAAAGAGATATGTCTTACTTTATCAATAATTttagaacaaaaatatattttttactaattGTTAATATTACTTTGATAAAATGTTTGGTATTTTACATCAGATAAACcaaagaacacctcagtgtcagtcagtccctctggtgaaatagtggagggcagttcagtgactctgacctgcagcagtgatgccaacccacctgtggacaaatacacctggtacTTTCAAAATGAGACTTTTCAAAATGGATTTGGACAGATCTACAACATAAGTAAGTTCAAGTCTAAGGACAKTGGACATTACCACTGTGAGGCCTGGAATGGAAGAGGATCTaggaactctacagctctgatgATTATTTTACCAGGTGAAGATTCATCTTATATAGTTCAATACAAAACTACGTTTCAAactaatattaataattataCTTTGGCTTATCATACTTTGTGTTATAATTATATATACGTTGAGATTAGTACAATATTTGTTATCTGATCTATTGTCCTAGACTACATTTATGTTACATTTATAAAATGCCAGTACTCATATCATCCATATTTTATTANNNNNNNNNNNNNNNNNNNNNNNNNNNNNNNNNNNNNNNNNNNNNNNNNNNNNNNNNNNNNNNNNNNNNNNNNNNNNNNNNNNNNNNNNNNNNNNNNNNNNNNNNNNNNNNNNNNNNNNNNNNNNNNNNNNNNNNNNNNNNNNNNNNNNNNNNNNNNNNNNNNNNNNNNNNNNNNNNNNNNNNNNNNNNNNNNNNNNNNNNNNNNNNNNNNNNNNNNNNNNNNNNNNNNNNNNNNNNNNNNNNNNNNNNNNNNNNNNNNNNNNNNNNNNNNNNNNNNNNNNNNNNNNNNNNNNNNNNNNNNNNNNNNNNNNNNNNNNNNNNNNNNNNNNNNNNNNNNNNNNNNNNNNNNNNNNNNNNNNNNNNNNNNNNNNNNNNNNNNNNNNNNNNNNNNNNNNNNNNNNNNNNNNNNNNNNNNNNNNNNNNNNNNNNNNNNNNNNNNNNNNNNNNNNNNNNNNNNNNNNNNNNNNNNNNNNNNNNNNNNNNNNNNNNNNNNNNNNNNNNNNNNNNNNNNNNNNNNNNNNNNNNNNNNNNNNNNNNNNNNNNNNNNNNNNNNNNNNNNNNNNNNNNNNNNNNNNNNNNNNNNNNNNNNNNNNNNNNNNNNNNNNNNNNNNNNNNNNNNNNNNNNNNNNNNNNNNNNNNNNNNNNNNNNNNNNNNNNNNNNNNNNNNNNNNNNNNNNNNNNNNNNNNNNNNNNNNNNNNNNNNNNNNNNNNNNNNNNNNNNNNNNNNNNNNNNNNNNNNNNNNNNNNNNNNNNNNNNNNNNNNNNNNNNNNNNNNNNNNNNNNNNNNNNNNNNNNNNNNNNNNNNNNNNNNNNNNNNNNNNNNNNNNNNNNNNNNNNNNNNNNNNNNNNNNNNNNNNNNNNNNNNNNNNNNNNNNNNNNNNNNNNNNNNNNNNNNNNNNNNNNNNNNNNNNNNNNNNNNNNNNNNNNNNNNNNNNNNNNNNNNNNNNNNNNNNNNNNNNNNNNNNNNNNNNNNNNNNNNNNNNNNNNNNNNNNNNNNNNNNNNNNNNNNNNNNNNNNNNNNNNNNNNNNNNNNNNNNNNNNNNNNNNNNNNNNNNNNNNNNNNNNNNNNNNNNNNNNNNNNNNNNNNNNNNNNNNNNNNNNNNNNNNNNNNNNNNNNNNNNNNNNNNNNNNNNNNNNNNNNNNaccctgagaatcacagacctgagagagagagactcagctaCGTACAAGTTCAGATTTACAACTGATCAGACTGAAGGGAGATATTATGGTGATCCTGGAGTCACTCTGTCTGTAACAGGTACAGWTACATGCTTTATACTGCTAGTCTGTTCAATTAATATCTACTGTCCATTTAGGTCTAGAAATTGGATTTGTATATATGAAACAGATTTAAGAATGAAATGAGTTTGAGAATGTCTTGCATCATGTGATTAAACTATAGAACAGGTGATTCAGGGTTTTAATGATGTGATCTACTACAGCTCTGCAGGTGAAGCTGACTCCTTCAAGTTGGCAAAATTGGGTGACAATTACCTGTaccaccacctgtactctgactgacaaccccacctacatctggtacaagaacggacaacATCTAGATGAGAGCACCTCCCCCCAGTACAAAGACCCAGTCTCCAGTAACTATAAagacagttactcctgtgctgtaaaaggccatgaggatcaccactctcctgcagtgtgtgagtatGAATGAAACTAGTATTTTATGTGGTATCATTTAAAACTAATAAGAGGAGTTTTACTTTCTCTATCAATATTCTTAACTATATATAATGGAATGATAAACAGTTTTATAGATGTATGTCAATATATATACTGTTTWATTWAAAATGAACCTGTCCAATACATCTAAAACATTTAGTCTCATTATCGTTTCAGGAATTGATCAGCTACATTTTGTTTCAGGTGTTTGGGGTGAGAGTTGTATGAATGTGACTTACACCCATCAGAGTATCTGTGCTTTGAAAGGGTCAACAGTGGACATATCATGCTTTTACACACATCCCAGTTGGCATAAGGTCACAGAAGTATCCTGGTTCAGCAAATGGGAGACTGAAGAAACTAAGGATCTGAGCCTGAACCCAGCGTATGCACGTTGTGTGGAATACCATCGACAAACACAAAAGGACTccaccctgagaatcacagacctgagagaaAGTGACTCAACTGAGTACAGGAATTCAGGATTTGACAATCTGATGCTGAACGGCAAGGATGGGGTAACACTTTCCATGAACAAACTCTGTACTGTCACAGTAATACTGACCTGTAGGATACAACTGAAAATCAATATTTAGAAATTAcaggagaaaaataaatgtaaccaTCCTGTTAACACAAGAGATGTATGTGGTTTATACATATTGTTTCAGGTCTGCAGTGAAGGGTCGGACTCCTCTGAAGAGACAGAAGACACTGACCTTATAAcccacctgtactctgactgtACCAACCCACCTTACATGCTGTAACAAGAACGGACAAACGTCTCGATGAGCCACTTCCCAAACAATACATCTATAATACTACTAGTAGTGTTCGGTCATTCCAGGACAGGACAGTGGTActcatgtactgtacacacataaaGGACCTCCATCCCTGCAGTGTGTGAGTATGAATTAAACTACTTTCTCTACTTAGAAGTATATCAAATCATTTAATATCATGAGCAAGAGTATTACTGCTATCTATCATATACTTCATCACTTACATGAGAAATTACACACAATGTCATAGATTAATGCATAGTCTAAGTTAGAATGTTTTCAGTAACCTCAACACTTGTCAAGAATAGTTTAGTAGACACTCCCCGTCTTAAAGATCTCTAAATGTATTCCTTGTTCATGTTTAGTGTGAGTGATAGTTTTAGATAGTTCTCTGACCTTTAGAAATAATTATGTTTGACATGATGTCATTTGAGGTAGTTACTACAGTTCTGACCCTCTGAAAATTCGTCCTTTCTAGAATGCTCCAAAGAACACCTCCAGTTGTCAGTCGAGTCCCTCTGGGAAATAGTGGAGGCAGTTCAGGTGAGCTCTGACCTGACAGCAGTTGGATGCCGCAACCCACCTGTGGAACAGATACACTGGTACAGAAAATGGACAGGCTCACTGAAAGGATCTTGAAAACACCTCTCCTCATCAACAACACTTAACTCTACGGACAAGGAGAATACCTACTGCTCAGGCTGAGAGGTATATATGGGCAGTCTCACTCTTCTTCTGTGTCTGTGGACATGCAGCTGTAACATACACCACCACCTTACTCTTCTTTTGCATAGAGAATCCACCATCATTTAAAAGTCTAATATTTAACTTTATTTCAATTCATAAGTCCAATTCCATGATGCTCCTTATGCTAAAGCACTATTGTTGCACAATGTGTTACATATTGTCCACAGATGGCCCAAAAgacacctcagtgtcagtcagtcctctGGTGAAATAGGAGGTCAGTTCACGGAACTCTGACCTGCAAGCGTGATGCCAACCCACCCTGTCGGACAATACACCCTTACAAGAAGAAGTAACCTTCACCAAAAGCATCAGAGCAGGATTACAGCATCACTCGACAACTCATACTCGAGGACAGGGAGAATATTACTCGTGAGGAACTGAGAATCACTACCAAAGCATCTCAAGATCTACTGCTCTGCAAGATCTCGTAGCAGGTTATAAAAGTCTGCATCTTTTAATCACTCATATACTTAAATTTTCAGATATATCTTATAATTTACTTTGCATAATTACTTCCCTGTTGTATAACTACAGTTATGCTTAACAAATCCCCATAGTGATTAACAAAGTATTACATTGATATTCTATTTAATATGTATACTAAATTCGTACATAGCATTCTGTGTAATCATATCAATTCATATTTTAATTTTAGGGAATCCAGAGCCTCCAGTAGGTCTGACATGCAGCTGTATGAATACATAGTCGTTGTCTCTGAcgttctcatcctctgtctcccTGGACCTCATGTGGATTCAGGTAAGTTTTTTTGTCTGTTTTAGTTATATTCACCTTTTAGAAGATTAATGACATATTACATTAATTACATTTTGTTCATCTTAGTTTACAAAACCAGCGACAGAAGGCCCTCCAAATCACTCTCACCCCAAAGACACAGCGAGCGAGGGACTGGTGAGGTCTGGTTTGGCACATCAGAAGATGACCGATGAACTGTGTCATTGCTCTTGTGAGACATTTCCCATCCTCATCGttgtctgtccttctctccatCAGGAGAGACTCTAGTCATGTATATGACAACATCTTCAGGCATGATCATGAACCTCTACTGCAGCACAGACAACAGCCACGACGAACCAGGATATGTTCACATACGCCCAAGACGTCCCACTTCTCTCGCGTCCAGAaaccaggaagtgcctctgtACTCCACCGTCCAAGTGCCTCAGCCCCAGAAGAGGATGAGGATGTCCACCGTGACGCATGCTCTGACATTCAACCTGCCCAGTGCTGCCCCCTCCCTGCTGAAGCACTCGTTACTGCATAAGGTCCATTCATATATGTGCCAGTTGTACTGGTATTGAATGTCGATCAAATAAGAAAAACCCATTGACCCTCGACACCTATGAACCCAAACCTTGCTGCGCGACAGGTGCGCCATCGTGCTCTATCgttgcatacatttattttgtcccccgtCACCAAACACGATCACGGACACCAGGTTAAAGATCAAAAAACTCAAGCAATGACATTCTAATGTAGGGACAGGTCGACGAAAAGCCACTTTAAAACACTATGGAAATTTAGCTAGTTAGTTgccacttgctagctaatttgtcctgtttaGTAGTTgcgttgctagctaatttgttcaaGGGATAAAACATTGATGTTAATTTACCGGAAAATGCACAAGGTTCCTCTACTCCGACATTTAAATCCACACATTAAAACTACCCAAACGAAAATCATTTCTagtcattctctcctccttccaggctttttcatctttgataaCATTATAAAAGGTGATCTGCATCTAACGTTCAATAGTATGCACACGCGACCGGCAAAAATCGGCTTCAATCACCCCGGGGTATAACCAGATGAGAGAtaggcacgtgggtacctgcgtGTCTATAAACCAACGAGGGAGATAGAACGGAGGACTTTCAGCGCGAAATCTGCGTcgagaaatagaaaggagttcgtACTTTTAGTCCTTGGATCGCAGACGCTCGGTTGGCGATGCGCGAGCGTGTGAGAGTGCAATAATTGAAATAACCATggatgttgcaaatgtattttgcgTCACGCTCGCCCGACGCAAACGTCACGATATTTTCTGTCCGGGTTGAGTCAGCATGTAAGTGAACCGACTATGAACCCGAACTATGAACCAAAAATTGACATCTCAAGACCCAATTAACATCATGACTATGACTATGACCGAGGTATGTCGGGATAATGAGGGAGTCATGTGATTGTAGGTTTTGAGGAACCTGCTTCTTCTGTTCCAACTGGCACCCTCACATTCCCCTATTAGTGCAAGCTACTCTTAGACAACCTCTAGGGGCCACGCATTTGGACGAGTGTACCTCTGTTTCAtttctgttatctctctcttcagCAGCACAAGCAGCTGAGGAGGGACTCCTCTTTACTCTACAGTCTATAGTCACAAACCCAAAAACCAAGAACTACCTGAACACAACACCCAGAAAGACGAAGACCTGAACAACAAACCCAGAAAGAAGACCTGAAACAACAACCCAAAACCAAGAAGAGACgactgcaacacaaacaaacccagAACCAGAAGCACTGAACAACAACAAACCCAGAAAGAAGACCCTGACACAAAAAACCAGAAAGAAAGAAGACCTGAAAAGAAACAAACCCCAGAAGAAGACCTGAACGAACACGTATTGACAAAACCTTGTGTACTGGACTGTATATTTAAACAAGTGACATATAATCCTCTGACTGCTGGAATATTGACCATTTTAAACCAGAGTGGTTGAGCCCTGACCATGCTGATTAGCCTGAAAGCGCGTCCCGACATACCAGACGACTACATCACCATGGCAGCATTAAATTTGGATATTTACTGGTCTAAATACATTGTAACAGTTTAAGGAAGTAAGCGACTCTCATGAGCTGGGTTTTTGTATGTAGGTATGTGGCCAATTATAACCACGGTAAGGGCTGGCATCAAAGACACTCCGCGGTGTGCATTACGAACAGCCCTTAAAGCCGTAGTAATATGGGCCACATATACCACCACCTCCTCGGGGCCTTATTGGCTTAAGTTTAAAATGGCAAACGAAGAGCACAATCAATGGGATTTGTGGTCTCATGATGACCAAGATTATTAACTGTACCACGGTCTTATTCAAATGGTTAACAACTTAAACTAGAACCAGTAAACAAGTATTCCTATATAGTTCGTCATACCCAGATGGTATTTGTGCTATATTACGTATGACTTACTGAAATTCTGATTCAGCCAATCACATCCTAGGAACCAACAACTACTCAAGctgttaataaatatatatatatttatattgcatCTAGTTAGCACACTTTATATCCAAAATCACAGTCATAATAACGTACATAGtcttcatatacctttgacttgTTTTATGGAAAGTCCCAAGCAGAAGGAAATTTTGCAAATGTGATAAGATACAAAAACAAACTTCAATTCACAAATttaataaatattcagacccttctaACCTCCATAGGGATGGCGCAGACATTCGAATTGTAGCGCGGGATGACAAAGTGCTACCAAGTAGAACCTGCCCTCGCTATCAGGTCCAGAGAAGCCTAGGGATATGCAATAGTTTGGAAACACTTCTAAAGTTTCCAAACAACAGTGTCAAAATAATGTCTGCTGCCAGTAGTGAACAGATACTGGTAGTATAGCATGCGCGAAACCGAATGGAAAATCCATCCAAGAAGTGCCATTTATTTGAAAGATGTCTGTTTTCGCATTGACAAGACCTATCCTCACCATACAAACCTTATGAGTGCAGTTCCACGATCTCTACTGCCTTCTAAAcagtggccagtctttaggccattgtttcaggctttttaCATCTGATAAAGATGACGTGAgaaacagcactttcaatgaTCGGCACCATTGGACATTTTCCCAGACATGAAGGTCCAGCGGTGACCAAGGAGCGTGCCTGCTTGTTTCCTTGATCTATTCGATAGAAGTTTATTGTAACTGGTTTTGAAAATATTTATCGATTAATTTTTATGACCAAAAAGACAACTGAGGAATTTCATTATTAAACAATCGTTTGACACTGTTTTTCTACGACCATTTATAGATACTTTTTTGATTTTCGTCTGTCTGGTTGCTCGATCGCGCCTTGCTGTTCCAATGGCGAAATAAGCCTCTATGAAACAAAGACGCAACAGCAAAAACTGAGCTGTTTGACATAAGAGAGAGTAATATATCCGAACCAAAACTACATTTATATGGTAACTGGGATTTTGTGAGGGTTAACCATCATGATGACATCAAAGGtaatgattaattttatcgctattctGGACTTGTGTTACTctttctactgctgctactgttgatGATTTTCTCATGGGTCTGGCGCTGGTTCTCAGATTCATCGCATGATGAATGTTACTTTCGACGTACAGTCTTTTGAAAATCTCACACCGTTgtttggat
This window encodes:
- the LOC112076851 gene encoding B-cell receptor CD22-like; this encodes MSVCALKGSSVDMRCPIPSVTQVTKIVWYNKELNGKTYDLRRDPNYEGRVEYHGTTEKDCILRITDLRQSDIATYYFRYKTSQYSEWTYSYGFTLSLTDLNVERIYDNKLTCKTTCTLTGNPTYIWYKNGQHLDESTSPQYKDSVSSNYEDSYSCAVKGHEDLLSPAVCVDGQRCSRVTYTKRRICVLKGSTVDISCTYVGYYSTTSTFWFRSDKSTPEDLTTDPGYAGRVEYTGTYKGPFTLRITDLREEDSAEYRFTFKIHNFEWDHSFPGTTLSVTGLQVKVTPAAEGQKTLTCSTTCTLTGNPTYIWYKNGQVVTEKTSLYSVLPNAVDSYYCAVKGHEDLHSPAVYKPKNTSVSVSPSGEIVEGSSVTLTCSSDANPPVDKYTWYFQNETFQNGFGQIYNISKFKSKDXGHYHCEAWNGRGSRNSTALMIILPGEDSSYIV